From a region of the Monodelphis domestica isolate mMonDom1 chromosome 8, mMonDom1.pri, whole genome shotgun sequence genome:
- the SKIL gene encoding ski-like protein isoform X1, with protein sequence METLQTSFPLVQGSNKKRNGLRDEGSPPLKKMMTEMHVNGKVLINSLPTVKKENMDDYGEIPMETDGEKAKPSCNSVSEPLHLNPSLKHTLAQFHLSSQSSLGGPAAFSARYSQESMSPTVFLPLPSPQILPGPLLIPPDSSTELTQTVLEGESISCFQVGGEKRLCLPQVLNSVLRDFSLQQINTVCDDLYIYCSRCTSEQLHILKVLGILPFNAPSCGLITLTDAQRLCNALLRPRTCPQNGSMLPAKSSLAQLQETGRAFEVEHECLGKCQGLFAPQFYVQPDAPCIQCLECCGMFAPQTFVMHSHRSPDKRTCHWGFESAKWPCYLHVNQKYLGTPEEKKLNSLLEEMKEKFSVPSAKRAQSKSDTPPGLELPSWYPVIKQEGDSVSQPTPFIHPSYYLYMCDKVVAPNVSLTSALSPCKEAARAAAKIAEGSKAGPGAQPDKAYGSGKYKKVAAYPELSLEEQERMDLKSSQELASRLDASVPASSAPKRKAEAKACGPDAEGSKADGGREAAASWPAIIKDISCEDDKGKIMEEVMRTYIRKQEKLNSILQKKQQLQMEVEMLSSSKAMKELTEEQQNLQKELESLQTEHAQRMEEFYIEQRDLEKKLEQVMKQKCTCDTNLEKDKEAEYAAQLAELRQRLDHAEADRQELQDELRQEREARQKLEMMIKELKHQIVKSSKTVKE encoded by the exons ATGGAAACTCTCCAGACCAGCTTCCCTTTGGTTCAGGGCTCCAATAAAAAACGGAATGGGCTAAGAGATGAGGGTAGCCCTccattgaaaaaaatgatgacAGAAATGCATGTAAATGGGAAAGTGCTGATAAATTCTTTGCCAACTGtgaagaaagagaacatggatgaTTATGGCGAAATTCCAATGGAGACTGATGGGGAAAAGGCCAAGCCAAGCTGTAATTCTGTGTCCGAACCTTTGCATTTAAACCCTAGCTTAAAGCACACACTGGCACAATTCCACTTAAGTAGTCAGAGCTCACTGGGTGGGCCTGCAGCCTTTTCAGCACGTTATTCCCAAGAAAGCATGTCACCTACTGTATTCTTGCCTCTTCCAtcacctcagattcttcctgggCCATTGCTCATCCCCCCAGATAGCTCCACAGAACTTACTCAGACTGTCCTGGAGGGGGAATCGATCTCTTGTTTCCAGGttggaggagaaaagagactGTGTTTGCCTCAAGTCTTAAATTCTGTACTCCGGGATTTTTCACTCCAGCAAATAAATACCGTCTGTGATGACTTGTACATATACTGTTCACGGTGTACCTCCGAACAGCTTCACATCCTGAAGGTCCTGGGAATCCTTCCGTTTAATGCTCCATCCTGTGGGCTGATCACACTCACTGATGCGCAAAGACTGTGTAATGCTTTGCTCCGTCCACGTACCTGCCCTCAAAATGGTAGCATGCTTCCTGCTAAAAGCTCCTTGGCCCAGTTACAAGAAACTGGCAGGGCCTTTGAAGTGGAACATGAGTGCTTGGGTAAATGCCAGGGTTTATTTGCGCCCCAGTTTTATGTTCAGCCCGATGCACCATGTATACAGTGTCTGGAATGCTGTGGAATGTTTGCGCCCCAGACGTTTGTGATGCACTCGCACAGATCGCCAGACAAGAGGACATGCCACTGGGGCTTTGAATCGGCCAAGTGGCCTTGCTATCTCCATGTAAACCAAAAATACTTAGGGACTCCCGAAGAGAAGAAACTCAACAGTCTTTTAgaggaaatgaaggagaaatttAGTGTCCCGAGTGCAAAGAGAGCGCAGTCCAAA tcagATACACCCCCAGGGCTGGAATTACCATCATGGTATCCAGTTATAAAGCAGGAAGGTGACTCAGTTTCTCAGCCCACTCCATTCATCCATCCTAG CTACTACCTCTACATGTGTGACAAGGTGGTGGCTCCCAACGTGTCGCTCACTTCGGCCCTGTCGCCCTGTAAAGAGGCCGCGAGAGCCGCGGCCAAGATCGCCGAAGGGAGCAAGGCTGGCCCGGGCGCGCAGCCCGACAAGGCGTACGGGAGCGGCAAGTACAAGAAGGTCGCCGCCTACCCGGAGCTTTCCCTGGAGGAGCAGGAGAGGATGGACCTGAAGTCCAGCCAGGAGCTCGCCAGCCGCCTAG ATGCGTCTGTGCCCGCCAGTTCTGCCCCCAAGAGGAAAGCGGAGGCCAAGGCCTGCGGCCCAGACGCCGAAGGCAGCAAAGCGGACGGGGGCCGGGAGGCGGCCGCCTCGTGGCCGGCCATCATCAAGGACATCAGCTGCGAGGACGACAAGGGCAAGATCATGGAGGAAGTCATGAGGACCTACATCCGGAAGCAGGAGAAGCTGAACTCGATCCTGCAGAAGAAGCAGCAGCTTCAGATG GAAGTGGAGATGCTGAGTAGTTCAAAAGCCATGAAAGAACTCACTGAAGAACAGCAGAATTTACAAAAGGAGCTGGAGTCGTTACAGACCGAACATGCTCAAAGAATGGAAGAGTTTTACATTGAGCAGAGGGACCTGGAGAAGAAGCTGGAGCAGGTGATGAAGCAGAAGTGTACTTGCGACACGAACCTGGAGAAGGACAAGGAGGCTGAGTACGCAGCCCAG TTGGCCGAACTGCGACAGAGGCTGGATCACGCCGAGGCAGACAGGCAGGAGCTCCAGGATGAGCTGAGGCAGGAGCGGGAAGCcagacagaagctggagatgatGATAAAGGAGCTGAAGCATCAGATTGTGAAGTCTTCCAAGACGGTCAAAGAGTAG
- the SKIL gene encoding ski-like protein isoform X2, translated as MTESCWSDTPPGLELPSWYPVIKQEGDSVSQPTPFIHPSYYLYMCDKVVAPNVSLTSALSPCKEAARAAAKIAEGSKAGPGAQPDKAYGSGKYKKVAAYPELSLEEQERMDLKSSQELASRLDASVPASSAPKRKAEAKACGPDAEGSKADGGREAAASWPAIIKDISCEDDKGKIMEEVMRTYIRKQEKLNSILQKKQQLQMEVEMLSSSKAMKELTEEQQNLQKELESLQTEHAQRMEEFYIEQRDLEKKLEQVMKQKCTCDTNLEKDKEAEYAAQLAELRQRLDHAEADRQELQDELRQEREARQKLEMMIKELKHQIVKSSKTVKE; from the exons ATGACTGAAAGCTGTTGG tcagATACACCCCCAGGGCTGGAATTACCATCATGGTATCCAGTTATAAAGCAGGAAGGTGACTCAGTTTCTCAGCCCACTCCATTCATCCATCCTAG CTACTACCTCTACATGTGTGACAAGGTGGTGGCTCCCAACGTGTCGCTCACTTCGGCCCTGTCGCCCTGTAAAGAGGCCGCGAGAGCCGCGGCCAAGATCGCCGAAGGGAGCAAGGCTGGCCCGGGCGCGCAGCCCGACAAGGCGTACGGGAGCGGCAAGTACAAGAAGGTCGCCGCCTACCCGGAGCTTTCCCTGGAGGAGCAGGAGAGGATGGACCTGAAGTCCAGCCAGGAGCTCGCCAGCCGCCTAG ATGCGTCTGTGCCCGCCAGTTCTGCCCCCAAGAGGAAAGCGGAGGCCAAGGCCTGCGGCCCAGACGCCGAAGGCAGCAAAGCGGACGGGGGCCGGGAGGCGGCCGCCTCGTGGCCGGCCATCATCAAGGACATCAGCTGCGAGGACGACAAGGGCAAGATCATGGAGGAAGTCATGAGGACCTACATCCGGAAGCAGGAGAAGCTGAACTCGATCCTGCAGAAGAAGCAGCAGCTTCAGATG GAAGTGGAGATGCTGAGTAGTTCAAAAGCCATGAAAGAACTCACTGAAGAACAGCAGAATTTACAAAAGGAGCTGGAGTCGTTACAGACCGAACATGCTCAAAGAATGGAAGAGTTTTACATTGAGCAGAGGGACCTGGAGAAGAAGCTGGAGCAGGTGATGAAGCAGAAGTGTACTTGCGACACGAACCTGGAGAAGGACAAGGAGGCTGAGTACGCAGCCCAG TTGGCCGAACTGCGACAGAGGCTGGATCACGCCGAGGCAGACAGGCAGGAGCTCCAGGATGAGCTGAGGCAGGAGCGGGAAGCcagacagaagctggagatgatGATAAAGGAGCTGAAGCATCAGATTGTGAAGTCTTCCAAGACGGTCAAAGAGTAG